The genomic segment TGACGGCGGGGGAGCGAGTGATAGAGTGCAGGCGATAATAGCGCATTTTTGAGCTAAAATCGGGCATCATTGGCGGCGGGAAAGCGAGCGTGTGGGTTAGCGAGGGAATTGGCGAACTGGCGGCGGCGTGAAGTCCAGAATAGCGCGTTTGTGCTAGCAACTGGCCTCCCGTTGGCGGGCGAGCGGGAGGCCATGCATCCAGTAGGCGAACCGACTAGGTCCGTCAACATTATTCGCTGCAGGCGTCAATCCTCGCGCGTGACGTCCGTCATCAAGCGACCTACGAGCTCGTCGAAGCGGGCGAGCAGCCCCTCCTTGACGGGCGGCTCTGCGAAAGCGGCCTGCAGCGCGCCGCGCATCAACTTCGCCAGCTCGGCGGGCGTGAATCCGAATCGCGTCGCGATCGCTTCGCATTCGCGGGTCATATCGGTACCGGACACGGTCGGATTGTCCGTGTTGACGGTGACGTACACACCGGCATCGTAGTAGCTGCGAATCGGGTAATCGTCCCACGACTCAACCGCCTTCGTCTGTATATTGCTTGTCGGGCACAGCTCGAGCGGGATGCGTCGTTCGCGGATCCACGCGAGCAGCCCGGGGTCCTCCCTCAGCCGGATGCCATGGCCGATGCGCGTCGCGCCGAGCTCTTCCACGGCTTCGCGGACATTAAAGGGGCCGGCCGCTTCGCCGGCATGGATCGTAATCGGGATGCCCGCTTCGCGCGCGGCGGCGAACGTGCCCCGGAATTTTTCCGCGGGGTGGGAGGCTTCGTCTCCGGCCAGGTCGACGGCCACGACGCCATGGCCTTGCCGTGCAATCGCAGCGCGGATAACGGGGAGATTAATGCTATCGTCCTGGTGCCGCATGCAGATCACGATGAGACGCGCGACGACGCCATAAGCCGCTTCTCCCCGCCGCAGACCCTCGAGCACGGCGTCGATGGCGCCAACGGGCGTAAGGCCTTCGTTCGTATGCAGCGCGGGCGCGAACCGGACTTCGATATATAGGCAAT from the Cohnella hashimotonis genome contains:
- the add gene encoding adenosine deaminase; protein product: MDNWLEALPKADLHLHLDGCVTPATLLELAAERGYPLPARRAEDLLPYMQVDADCDSLKTYLGKFDFVLPLLQDAEALKRVAEETVEQSAARNCLYIEVRFAPALHTNEGLTPVGAIDAVLEGLRRGEAAYGVVARLIVICMRHQDDSINLPVIRAAIARQGHGVVAVDLAGDEASHPAEKFRGTFAAAREAGIPITIHAGEAAGPFNVREAVEELGATRIGHGIRLREDPGLLAWIRERRIPLELCPTSNIQTKAVESWDDYPIRSYYDAGVYVTVNTDNPTVSGTDMTRECEAIATRFGFTPAELAKLMRGALQAAFAEPPVKEGLLARFDELVGRLMTDVTRED